One region of Aquipuribacter sp. SD81 genomic DNA includes:
- a CDS encoding PhoH family protein, producing MSDTHGSAADGGQVTTYVLDTSVLLSDPDAVLRFAEHEVVLPVVVISELEAKRHHQDLGYFARQALRLLDDLRIEHGRLDEALPVGTAGGTLRVELNHTDDSCLPAGFRLGDNDTRILAVARNLADEGAHVVLVSKDVPMRVKASAVGLVAEEYRAELAVSSGWTGLAELDMSGDDMAVLYGEGTIELDEARDLPCHTGLVLHSERGSALGRVTPDKQVRLVRGDTDVFGLHGRSAEQRIAIDLLLDDSIGIVSLGGRAGTGKSALALCAGLEAVMERREHKKVMVFRPLYAVGGQDLGYLPGSEAEKMNPWGQAVFDTLGALVSDEVVEEVMDRGMLEVLPLTHIRGRSLHDAFVVVDEAQSLERNVLLTMLSRIGQNSKVVLTHDVAQRDNLRVGRYDGVVSVIEKLKGHPLFAHVTLTRSERSPIAALVTDVLERPE from the coding sequence ATGAGCGACACCCACGGCTCCGCCGCCGACGGCGGCCAGGTCACGACGTACGTGCTCGACACGTCGGTGCTCCTGTCCGACCCGGACGCCGTCCTCCGCTTCGCCGAGCACGAGGTCGTCCTCCCGGTGGTCGTCATCAGCGAGCTCGAGGCCAAGCGGCACCACCAGGACCTCGGCTACTTCGCCCGGCAGGCGTTGCGCCTGCTCGACGACCTCCGCATCGAGCACGGTCGCCTCGACGAGGCGCTGCCCGTCGGCACGGCGGGCGGGACGCTGCGCGTGGAGCTCAACCACACCGACGACTCCTGCCTGCCCGCCGGCTTCCGGCTCGGCGACAACGACACGCGGATCCTCGCCGTCGCCCGCAACCTCGCCGACGAGGGCGCCCACGTCGTGCTCGTGTCCAAGGACGTGCCGATGCGGGTCAAGGCGTCGGCCGTCGGGCTCGTCGCGGAGGAGTACCGCGCCGAGCTCGCGGTGTCGTCGGGCTGGACCGGGCTCGCCGAGCTCGACATGAGCGGCGACGACATGGCCGTGCTCTACGGCGAGGGGACCATCGAGCTCGACGAGGCGCGGGACCTGCCGTGCCACACCGGGCTCGTCCTGCACTCCGAGCGGGGCAGCGCCCTCGGCCGGGTCACCCCGGACAAGCAGGTCCGGCTCGTGCGCGGCGACACCGACGTGTTCGGCCTGCACGGCCGCAGCGCCGAGCAGCGCATCGCCATCGACCTGCTGCTCGACGACTCGATCGGCATCGTGTCCCTCGGTGGCCGCGCGGGCACCGGCAAGTCCGCTCTCGCGCTGTGCGCGGGGCTCGAGGCCGTCATGGAGCGCCGCGAGCACAAGAAGGTCATGGTGTTCCGGCCGCTGTACGCCGTCGGCGGGCAGGACCTCGGCTACCTGCCCGGCAGCGAGGCGGAGAAGATGAACCCGTGGGGCCAGGCGGTCTTCGACACCCTCGGCGCGCTCGTCTCCGACGAGGTGGTCGAGGAGGTCATGGACCGCGGCATGCTCGAGGTGCTGCCCCTCACGCACATCCGGGGCCGCTCGCTGCACGACGCGTTCGTCGTCGTCGACGAGGCGCAGTCGCTGGAGCGGAACGTGCTCCTCACCATGCTGAGCCGGATCGGGCAGAACTCGAAGGTCGTCCTGACCCACGACGTCGCCCAGCGCGACAACCTGCGCGTCGGCCGCTACGACGGCGTGGTCAGCGTCATCGAGAAGCTGAAGGGGCACCCGCTGTTCGCGCACGTCACCCTCACGCGCTCCGAGCGGAGCCCCATCGCCGCGCTCGTCACCGACGTGCTCGAGCGGCCGGAGTGA
- a CDS encoding isoprenyl transferase, whose protein sequence is MGVRVLAYRAYQRLLRSRLAPAALPRHVGVIIDGNRRWAKAYGTTTRHGHAAGADKVVEFLGWCDEVGIDHVTVWLLSTDNFTRASDEVDALLEIITDLADRLAETGRWRVHPMGRLDLLPAATAARLKEVGEATAAVDGTTVNLAVGYGGRQEITDAVRSLLAEHAARGTPLAELAETLDVDHISEHLYTRGQPDPDFVIRTSGEQRLSGFLLWQSAHSEYWFCEAYWPEFRKVDFFRALRSYSTRQRRFGS, encoded by the coding sequence GTGGGCGTTCGCGTGCTCGCCTACCGGGCGTACCAGCGGCTGCTCCGCTCGCGGCTGGCGCCGGCGGCGCTGCCGCGCCACGTCGGCGTCATCATCGACGGCAACCGCCGGTGGGCGAAGGCGTACGGCACGACCACCCGGCACGGTCACGCCGCGGGCGCCGACAAGGTCGTGGAGTTCCTCGGCTGGTGCGACGAGGTCGGCATCGACCACGTGACGGTGTGGTTGCTCAGCACCGACAACTTCACGCGCGCCTCCGACGAGGTCGACGCGCTGCTGGAGATCATCACCGACCTCGCCGACCGGCTCGCGGAGACCGGCCGCTGGCGCGTGCACCCCATGGGACGTCTCGACCTGCTGCCGGCGGCCACGGCCGCCCGGCTCAAGGAGGTCGGGGAGGCGACGGCCGCCGTCGACGGCACGACCGTCAACCTCGCGGTCGGCTACGGCGGCCGGCAGGAGATCACCGACGCCGTCCGCTCGCTGCTCGCCGAGCACGCCGCCCGGGGCACGCCGCTCGCCGAGCTCGCCGAGACCCTCGACGTCGACCACATCTCCGAGCACCTCTACACGCGCGGGCAGCCCGACCCGGACTTCGTCATCCGCACGTCCGGCGAGCAGCGGCTGTCCGGCTTCCTGCTGTGGCAGAGCGCCCACAGCGAGTACTGGTTCTGCGAGGCGTACTGGCCGGAGTTCCGCAAGGTCGACTTCTTCCGGGCGCTGCGCTCGTACTCCACGCGTCAGCGCCGTTTCGGGTCCTGA
- the trhA gene encoding PAQR family membrane homeostasis protein TrhA, giving the protein MSPSSHVAPAVSLPTHQQVAAMVKPLLRGWLHLGTAPLALLGGLLLVALSPDTASRAATVVFTVCTTTLFAVSATYHRGRWSERTRVLLKRLDHSSIFLLIAGSYTPFSVLLLPRDQATLLLCLVWGGAALGIAFRVLWVGAPRWLYTPIYIVLGWTAVWFMPGLYAGGGLLVVSLLAAGGLLYSGGAVVYALKRPDPFPKVFGFHEIFHAATVLAFAAHFTGVLLVVLARA; this is encoded by the coding sequence GTGAGCCCCTCGTCGCACGTCGCGCCCGCGGTGTCCCTGCCGACGCACCAGCAGGTCGCCGCCATGGTCAAGCCGCTGCTGCGCGGCTGGCTGCACCTGGGCACGGCCCCGCTCGCGCTGCTCGGCGGGCTGCTGCTCGTCGCCCTGTCGCCGGACACGGCCTCTCGGGCGGCGACGGTCGTCTTCACGGTCTGCACGACGACGCTCTTCGCGGTCAGCGCGACGTACCACCGCGGCCGGTGGTCGGAGCGGACGCGGGTCCTGCTCAAGCGGCTGGACCACTCGAGCATCTTCCTGCTCATCGCGGGCTCCTACACGCCGTTCTCGGTCCTGCTGCTGCCGCGCGACCAGGCCACCCTCCTGCTGTGCCTGGTGTGGGGCGGCGCGGCGCTCGGCATCGCGTTCCGCGTGCTGTGGGTCGGGGCGCCGCGGTGGCTGTACACCCCCATCTACATCGTGCTCGGCTGGACCGCGGTGTGGTTCATGCCCGGCCTGTACGCCGGCGGCGGCCTGCTCGTCGTCTCGCTGCTCGCCGCGGGCGGACTGCTGTACTCCGGCGGCGCGGTCGTCTACGCCCTCAAGCGCCCCGACCCCTTCCCGAAGGTGTTCGGCTTCCACGAGATCTTCCACGCGGCGACCGTCCTCGCCTTCGCCGCGCACTTCACGGGCGTCCTGCTCGTGGTCCTCGCCCGCGCCTGA
- a CDS encoding PP2C family protein-serine/threonine phosphatase, with the protein MHERDDRALAAIRTLLRSSHLASPGDLPELVRAGLTHLGVQDGALLLADYEQEWLVPLLDDTTRTGAPTDAVAIEGTVPGVVYSDVRPHVSTVGDVSTVWTPVLNGTERLGVLCLRLPPGEEADPGFLLDARDVATLLAELVLTRGAYGDAVERTRRRARLSVAAELQWSLLPPLTFVAPEVSISGVLVPATEVAGDSFDYSLDGDVAHVALLDAMGHGLEATLLASVALSVLRNTRRSSVPLPQRVLTADRVVATQFGADKFLTGVVGELHVPSGTWSWVTCGHPPALLLREGRVVKRLDTAVGVPIGLGLFDGPPEVVSERLQPGDRLLLHTDGVTEARDEAGTFFGVERLVDLLVREDADGRPVAETLRRLNRALLRHQHGQLQDDATTVIVEWRSGAATRTDGGTAPP; encoded by the coding sequence GTGCACGAGCGTGACGACCGCGCCCTCGCGGCGATCCGCACGCTGCTCCGCTCCTCTCACCTCGCCTCCCCCGGGGACCTCCCCGAGCTGGTTCGCGCCGGCCTGACGCACCTCGGGGTGCAGGACGGTGCCCTGCTCCTCGCCGACTACGAGCAGGAGTGGCTCGTCCCCCTCCTCGACGACACGACCCGCACCGGTGCCCCGACCGACGCCGTGGCGATCGAGGGCACGGTGCCGGGTGTCGTGTACAGCGACGTGCGCCCCCACGTGAGCACCGTCGGCGACGTGTCGACCGTGTGGACGCCCGTCCTCAACGGCACCGAACGGCTCGGGGTGCTGTGCCTGCGGCTGCCGCCCGGCGAGGAGGCGGACCCCGGCTTCCTGCTCGACGCGCGCGACGTCGCGACCCTGCTCGCCGAGCTCGTCCTCACCCGCGGCGCCTACGGTGACGCCGTCGAGCGGACCCGGCGCCGGGCGCGCCTCAGCGTGGCCGCCGAGCTGCAGTGGAGCCTGCTCCCGCCGCTCACCTTCGTCGCACCGGAGGTGTCGATCTCCGGCGTGCTCGTGCCGGCCACCGAGGTGGCGGGCGACTCCTTCGACTACTCCCTCGACGGCGACGTCGCCCACGTGGCGCTGCTCGACGCCATGGGCCACGGCCTGGAGGCGACCCTGCTGGCCTCGGTGGCGCTGTCGGTGCTGCGCAACACGCGCCGCTCCTCGGTGCCGCTGCCGCAGCGGGTGCTCACGGCCGACCGCGTCGTCGCGACGCAGTTCGGGGCGGACAAGTTCCTCACCGGCGTCGTCGGCGAGCTGCACGTGCCGAGCGGCACGTGGTCGTGGGTGACGTGCGGGCACCCGCCCGCGCTCCTGCTGCGCGAGGGCCGTGTCGTCAAGCGGCTCGACACCGCGGTCGGGGTGCCGATCGGCCTCGGGCTGTTCGACGGCCCGCCGGAGGTGGTCTCCGAGCGGCTGCAGCCCGGCGACCGCCTCCTCCTGCACACCGACGGCGTCACCGAGGCGCGCGACGAGGCCGGCACGTTCTTCGGCGTCGAGCGCCTCGTCGACCTGCTCGTGCGCGAGGACGCCGACGGACGACCGGTCGCGGAGACGCTCCGCCGGCTCAACCGGGCGCTGCTGCGGCACCAGCACGGCCAGCTGCAGGACGACGCGACCACCGTCATCGTCGAGTGGCGCTCCGGGGCCGCGACACGCACCGACGGCGGCACCGCACCGCCGTAG
- a CDS encoding S41 family peptidase, producing MQGYLRFPSLAGERLALAAEDDVWLVDLAGAGPGRAERLSADRAPVAYPVLSPDGTRVAWVSGRDGAPDVVAAAVDGGGADRLTWWGDTHLRVLGWHDGAVVAATAVDQPQRSRTWARAVPLDGGPAPVLPYGPVTGLARDATGLTVLSRGFGGRRRDYAWWKRYRGGTASRLWAATDDTGDGSAAFEPLRPDLDGQLVHPMVVGGRVAFLSDHEGHGNVYSVRPDGSDLRRHTDHDGFWARQASTDGERVVYACGGELWLLEDLGRASRPRRLEVSTGGPRSVTVAQPVPVARHLDDVALDRRGRRVVLGVRGGVHVAATQDGPARALPVPDGARARLVRAVGEDDDLVVAWVDDAEGEDAVCVVAGDAEPRRLATGRLGRARDLALSPDGRTAAVGTHDGRLVVVDLTSGADADPWRVLDRTSDDGPTHLAFSPCSGWLAWCAPGPEPLSQIRLARLRGPAPDGGGDDGGGDDGDLVVEATPLRFTDAEPVFTTDGRHLAFLSRRTFDPVYDDIVFDLAFTAGVRPYLLPLTRDAASPFDPRPGGRPAPDPGHTTGQPAREPDGGSAVTAVDLDGLVERVVPVPVPTGRVRDLRAVAGGLVWRREPGLGELGEQLPRPAAERPRAALERVDLGTGEHVVLAEAADAVAASGDGHRLAVRDGETLLVVPAGRPTGAEDAPPHRVAVDLDRVRASVVPLTEWRQMFEENGRLVRDHFWAPDLAGIDWDGVLGRYRPLLERLGSRDDLSDLLWEVLGELGTSHAYEVPPERPVEAARRLGRLGADLRRDPDGRWRVARVLPGETSVGRARSPLSAPGGGVRAGDVLARVDGRAVNGRGPGPLLVGAAGTPVELDVVPGGDGAPRRVVVVPLDDEEPLRYQAWVADTRRHVHEATDGRVGYLHVPDMMAEGWAQLHRDLRREVERDAVLLDVRGNGGGHVSQLVVERLARTVLGWQVGRGWQPFSYPAHARRGPLVCLSDENAGSDGDIVTQVVRLRGLGPVVGTRTWGGVVGIDGRYSLVDGTGVTQPRYATWFAGPGWDVENHGVDPDVEVVVTPGDWAAGRDPQLAEALRLVLAALADHEPLRPADVATRPSRVPPPLPPRP from the coding sequence ATGCAGGGGTACCTGAGGTTCCCGTCGCTCGCCGGTGAGCGCCTCGCGCTCGCGGCCGAGGACGACGTCTGGCTCGTGGACCTCGCCGGTGCCGGGCCCGGGCGCGCCGAGCGGCTCTCGGCGGACCGGGCGCCGGTGGCGTACCCCGTGCTGTCGCCCGACGGCACCCGCGTCGCGTGGGTGAGCGGCCGGGACGGCGCCCCCGACGTCGTGGCCGCGGCGGTCGACGGCGGTGGCGCGGACCGGCTGACGTGGTGGGGCGACACCCACCTGCGCGTCCTCGGCTGGCACGACGGCGCCGTCGTCGCGGCCACGGCGGTCGACCAGCCGCAGCGCTCGCGCACGTGGGCCCGCGCGGTCCCCCTCGACGGGGGCCCGGCGCCGGTGCTGCCGTACGGCCCGGTCACCGGCCTCGCGCGCGACGCGACGGGGCTCACGGTGCTCTCGCGGGGCTTCGGCGGCCGGCGCCGCGACTACGCGTGGTGGAAGCGGTACCGCGGCGGGACGGCGTCGCGGCTGTGGGCCGCGACCGACGACACCGGCGACGGCAGCGCCGCGTTCGAGCCGCTGCGCCCGGACCTCGACGGGCAGCTCGTGCACCCCATGGTCGTCGGTGGCCGCGTCGCGTTCCTGTCCGACCACGAGGGCCACGGCAACGTGTACTCCGTCCGCCCCGACGGCTCGGACCTGCGCCGGCACACCGACCACGACGGCTTCTGGGCCCGGCAGGCGAGCACCGACGGCGAGCGCGTCGTCTACGCGTGCGGCGGCGAGCTGTGGCTGCTGGAGGACCTCGGGCGGGCCTCGCGACCGCGCCGGCTCGAGGTGTCGACGGGAGGGCCGCGGTCGGTCACCGTCGCGCAGCCCGTCCCCGTCGCACGGCACCTCGACGACGTCGCCCTCGACCGCCGGGGCCGCCGGGTCGTGCTCGGCGTGCGCGGAGGCGTCCACGTCGCCGCGACGCAGGACGGCCCCGCGCGCGCCCTGCCGGTCCCCGACGGGGCGCGGGCCCGGCTCGTGCGGGCCGTCGGCGAGGACGACGACCTCGTCGTCGCGTGGGTCGACGACGCCGAGGGCGAGGACGCCGTCTGCGTCGTCGCGGGCGACGCGGAGCCCCGGCGCCTGGCCACGGGGCGGCTCGGCCGGGCCCGCGACCTCGCGCTGAGCCCTGACGGGCGCACCGCCGCGGTCGGCACCCACGACGGCCGGCTCGTGGTCGTCGACCTCACGTCCGGCGCCGACGCCGACCCGTGGCGGGTGCTCGACCGCACGAGCGACGACGGTCCGACGCACCTCGCCTTCAGCCCGTGCTCCGGCTGGCTCGCGTGGTGCGCCCCCGGTCCGGAGCCGCTCAGCCAGATCCGGCTCGCGCGCCTGCGCGGCCCCGCGCCCGACGGCGGCGGGGACGACGGCGGCGGGGACGACGGCGACCTCGTCGTCGAGGCCACCCCCCTGCGCTTCACCGACGCCGAGCCCGTCTTCACGACCGACGGCCGCCACCTCGCCTTCCTGTCGCGACGGACCTTCGACCCCGTGTACGACGACATCGTCTTCGACCTCGCCTTCACCGCCGGGGTCCGGCCGTACCTGCTGCCGCTGACCCGCGACGCGGCCTCCCCCTTCGACCCGCGGCCCGGCGGTCGTCCCGCGCCGGACCCCGGGCACACCACGGGGCAGCCGGCTCGCGAGCCCGACGGCGGGTCGGCCGTCACCGCGGTCGACCTGGACGGCCTCGTGGAGCGCGTGGTCCCCGTCCCGGTCCCGACCGGCCGGGTGCGGGACCTGCGCGCGGTGGCCGGCGGCCTCGTGTGGCGGCGGGAGCCCGGGCTCGGGGAGCTCGGCGAGCAGCTGCCCCGACCGGCGGCGGAGCGGCCGCGGGCCGCGCTCGAGCGCGTCGACCTCGGCACGGGCGAGCACGTCGTGCTCGCGGAGGCGGCCGACGCCGTCGCGGCGAGCGGTGACGGGCACCGGCTCGCCGTCCGCGACGGCGAGACGCTCCTCGTGGTGCCGGCCGGCCGGCCGACGGGCGCCGAGGACGCCCCGCCCCACCGGGTCGCCGTCGACCTGGACCGCGTGCGCGCGAGCGTCGTGCCGCTCACCGAGTGGCGGCAGATGTTCGAGGAGAACGGCCGCCTCGTGCGCGACCACTTCTGGGCGCCGGACCTGGCCGGGATCGACTGGGACGGGGTGCTCGGGCGGTACCGGCCGCTGCTGGAGCGCCTCGGCTCCCGCGACGACCTGTCGGACCTGCTGTGGGAGGTCCTCGGCGAGCTCGGGACCTCCCACGCCTACGAGGTGCCGCCGGAGCGGCCGGTCGAGGCCGCGCGCCGCCTCGGCCGCCTCGGGGCGGACCTGCGCCGCGACCCCGACGGCCGGTGGCGGGTCGCGCGCGTGCTGCCCGGCGAGACGTCGGTCGGGCGGGCCCGCTCGCCGCTGTCCGCGCCCGGCGGCGGGGTGCGGGCCGGCGACGTCCTCGCCCGCGTCGACGGCCGCGCGGTCAACGGGCGCGGCCCCGGCCCGCTGCTCGTCGGCGCGGCGGGCACCCCCGTCGAGCTCGACGTGGTCCCGGGCGGCGACGGTGCGCCCCGTCGGGTCGTCGTCGTGCCGCTGGACGACGAGGAGCCGCTGCGCTACCAGGCGTGGGTCGCGGACACGCGCCGCCACGTGCACGAGGCGACGGACGGCCGGGTCGGCTACCTGCACGTGCCCGACATGATGGCCGAGGGCTGGGCGCAGCTGCACCGCGACCTGCGGCGCGAGGTCGAACGGGACGCCGTGCTGCTCGACGTGCGCGGCAACGGCGGCGGTCACGTCTCGCAGCTGGTCGTGGAGCGGCTCGCCCGGACCGTCCTCGGCTGGCAGGTGGGCCGCGGCTGGCAGCCGTTCTCCTACCCCGCGCACGCGCGGCGCGGGCCGCTCGTGTGCCTGAGCGACGAGAACGCCGGCTCCGACGGCGACATCGTCACGCAGGTCGTGCGACTGCGCGGGCTCGGTCCCGTGGTCGGCACCCGCACGTGGGGCGGCGTGGTCGGCATCGACGGCCGCTACTCCCTCGTCGACGGCACCGGCGTCACGCAGCCGCGGTACGCGACGTGGTTCGCCGGCCCCGGCTGGGACGTGGAGAACCACGGGGTCGACCCCGACGTCGAGGTCGTCGTCACGCCCGGGGACTGGGCCGCCGGCCGCGACCCGCAGCTGGCCGAGGCGCTCCGCCTCGTGCTCGCGGCGCTCGCCGACCACGAGCCGCTGCGTCCGGCCGACGTCGCGACCCGACCGTCCCGGGTCCCGCCGCCCCTGCCGCCGCGACCCTGA
- a CDS encoding multidrug effflux MFS transporter — protein MARTALVLGVFVAIGPLTIDMYLPALPTIATELQTTEAAVQLTLTGTLVGLALGQLVIGPLSDAFGRRLPLLAGTALHVVASLLIMLAPDIVTLGVLRVLQGVGTAAGAVVALAVVRDLYSGRAAATMLSRLFLVMGAAPVLAPTIGGEVLRVTSWRGVFALLALYGVALVVLGSIALRETLPPERRRSSRPLATVRTYGGLLRDRAYVGLVVVAGLTMAGLFSYVAGSSFVYQGEFGLDEQQFGLLFGAGAFWLIAATQLNPVLLRRWSPATLLLAGTVGGALAGASGLALAATSTGGLLGVVLPLWAVLFAVGLALPNAPALALTRHGEAAGAAAAVLGAVQFGVGALVSPLVGVLGNDALAMGAVILVALLLALVVLVTVVRPWRLADPDAPVAPGEREAVPATAH, from the coding sequence ATGGCCCGCACCGCGCTCGTGCTCGGCGTCTTCGTCGCGATCGGGCCGCTCACGATCGACATGTACCTGCCGGCCCTGCCGACGATCGCCACCGAGCTGCAGACCACCGAGGCGGCGGTGCAGCTCACCCTCACCGGCACCCTCGTCGGCCTCGCGCTCGGCCAGCTCGTCATCGGGCCCCTGTCGGACGCCTTCGGTCGGCGGCTGCCGCTGCTCGCGGGCACGGCGCTGCACGTCGTCGCATCCCTGCTCATCATGCTCGCCCCCGACATCGTCACCCTCGGTGTGCTGCGCGTGCTGCAGGGCGTCGGCACCGCGGCGGGCGCGGTCGTCGCGCTCGCGGTCGTGCGCGACCTGTACTCCGGCCGTGCCGCGGCGACCATGCTGTCGCGGCTGTTCCTCGTCATGGGGGCGGCCCCGGTCCTCGCGCCCACCATCGGCGGGGAGGTGCTGCGCGTCACCTCGTGGCGGGGCGTCTTCGCCCTGCTCGCGCTGTACGGCGTCGCGCTCGTCGTGCTCGGCAGCATCGCGCTGCGGGAGACGCTGCCCCCGGAGCGCCGCCGCTCCAGCCGGCCGCTGGCCACCGTGCGCACCTACGGCGGTCTGCTGCGCGACCGCGCCTACGTCGGCCTGGTCGTCGTCGCGGGTCTCACCATGGCCGGGCTGTTCAGCTACGTGGCGGGCTCGTCGTTCGTGTACCAGGGCGAGTTCGGGCTCGACGAGCAGCAGTTCGGCCTGCTGTTCGGCGCGGGGGCGTTCTGGCTCATCGCGGCGACCCAGCTCAACCCGGTGCTGCTGCGCCGCTGGTCGCCGGCGACGCTGCTGCTCGCCGGCACCGTCGGCGGCGCGCTCGCGGGGGCGAGCGGTCTCGCCCTCGCCGCGACCTCGACCGGCGGCCTGCTCGGGGTCGTCCTGCCGCTGTGGGCGGTGCTCTTCGCGGTCGGGCTCGCCCTGCCCAACGCCCCGGCCCTCGCGCTCACGCGCCACGGGGAGGCCGCGGGTGCCGCGGCCGCGGTGCTCGGCGCCGTGCAGTTCGGCGTCGGGGCCCTCGTGTCGCCGCTGGTCGGCGTGCTCGGCAACGACGCCCTCGCGATGGGCGCCGTCATCCTCGTCGCGCTCCTGCTCGCCCTCGTCGTCCTCGTGACGGTCGTGCGCCCGTGGCGCCTCGCCGACCCGGACGCCCCGGTGGCGCCCGGCGAGCGCGAGGCCGTCCCGGCCACCGCCCACTGA
- a CDS encoding SMP-30/gluconolactonase/LRE family protein has translation MVRTSEATVAGEETYRLGEGPRWDAAAGRLLWVDIHAGAVHRGRLDDRGLVEVTSRTVLGEQVGAALPREDGGLVLAGQEHVLLLDADGAVTRGVRVVPAGSGRRCNDAATDPAGRLLVGTLSLAGGSTREVLVRLEADGSLTTLDDDLGQANGIAWSVDGRRLFSVDTTRHTVLVRDHDPATGATGPRRAHLVLDDLLPDGITVDADDHLWVALFGAGQVRRYAPDGTLADVVRVPAPNTTSMALAGDDLRTLVVTTAAAELDDEQRQEHPLSGRLFSTRVDTPGLPATPWRAGA, from the coding sequence GTGGTGAGGACGAGCGAGGCGACGGTGGCCGGCGAGGAGACGTACCGCCTGGGTGAGGGTCCCCGGTGGGACGCCGCCGCCGGGCGCCTGCTGTGGGTCGACATCCACGCCGGAGCGGTGCACAGGGGCCGGCTGGACGACCGCGGCCTCGTCGAGGTGACGTCGCGGACGGTGCTCGGGGAGCAGGTCGGGGCGGCGCTGCCGCGGGAGGACGGCGGGCTCGTGCTGGCCGGGCAGGAGCACGTCCTGCTGCTCGACGCGGACGGCGCCGTCACCCGCGGCGTCCGGGTCGTGCCCGCCGGCAGCGGGCGCCGCTGCAACGACGCGGCCACCGACCCCGCCGGCCGGCTGCTCGTCGGCACCCTGTCGCTGGCGGGAGGCAGCACGCGCGAGGTGCTCGTGCGCCTGGAGGCCGACGGCTCCCTCACGACCCTCGACGACGACCTCGGCCAGGCCAACGGCATCGCGTGGTCGGTGGACGGGCGGCGGCTGTTCAGCGTCGACACCACGCGCCACACGGTCCTCGTCCGCGACCACGACCCGGCCACCGGGGCGACCGGCCCGCGCCGCGCGCACCTGGTCCTCGACGACCTCCTCCCCGACGGCATCACCGTCGACGCCGACGACCACCTGTGGGTCGCGCTGTTCGGAGCCGGGCAGGTGCGCCGCTACGCACCGGACGGCACGCTCGCCGACGTCGTCCGCGTGCCGGCGCCCAACACCACGAGCATGGCCCTGGCCGGGGACGACCTGCGGACCCTCGTCGTCACGACCGCGGCCGCGGAGCTCGACGACGAGCAGCGGCAGGAGCACCCCCTGTCGGGTCGGCTGTTCAGCACACGCGTCGACACCCCCGGCCTGCCCGCGACGCCGTGGCGCGCCGGCGCGTGA